GAGCTGAAGGCTAGAACTACATTAAGAATAACTAAGTACACTGCCGACATTGTCGAGACCGAAGTCGCACGCCACCGCACTATCCCCAATTTTGGACCACACTATTACCAAATCACCCCTGTGAGATCCACTTATCTCCTCACATCAATAATATTTCGTTCACTTCGAGCAATACTGGAAACAATATCATGTAAAGACATAATTATGACAATAAACTTTACTCGGACACACCGAATATAGCCTTCTTATACCACTTAACTGTTTCATTAATATATCTGAAAGAAGACTTTTGTTTAGTATTCTAATTAACTTGATTTGTTTCAGATCCACACGAGGTAAACATATCACTAAGAACTGGAGGGTTTGCAATCGAAGGCAGATCAATTACAGCTGCATCATGTGACACTGTCGACGAGGGAAACGCAACACCTGTAACTGAGACATACTGGGTTACTTTTCCTGACATGAAATTCGTATACTTAGGAAATCTACTTAAATTCCAAGGTATCCTTAGGAAAGCCACGGGGAACTATACATGtgtgaaaacatacaaatattacaataatgacaCTGGCAACGCAACCGCTCCGGTAATTTCTCTTTATGTGCAATGTAAGTATTTTATCCTGGGATTCGTAATTCATGATATATACTTAAATTCTGTTGTGGTATTTACCGATACGTTATGTCGTTATACCAATCTCATTATAAAACCATACCTTATACATAGTACATCCTTGAGTAGCTTACTTGTAAGTTCGTGAACACGATGCCctatttttaatgaatgatgCTCACGGAAAAATGTTAAGTTGTaaacatttgaattttattgtcgtgtttttgctttttttttacgATGAAACAAAGTGGGtgtattttacattgaaaacaatatttttagtaaTTCTGTAAAATCTTTGAAAAGAGCCGTTTGTTCGACAACATTCTATGCTCCTATCATCTCTAGTTCCTTTGCAATACAATGTGACGTAGTAACATTCTAACATCTACTAATAGTATTACCCCACTGTCACTGCCATTTTGAGAATGAGTAAGTCTTAGGGATGACAGGAGcatgtattttttgtgaaatttatgtTTCGAACTGAAGTCTAAAACACAGTGTATTctgttatcaagtgtacatttACAATTCAGTATAACAAACGAAAAATCGTGTTCACAGCAAAGCAAACGACAATAATattcacaaatgaaaatatatagttGTAGTTAATTATGATTTCATTTCAGAATAGGTAAAATAGGTCATTGCGTATCTCCAGCCCACAAACCTTCATCTCGTTAACTGAGATAGAAAAGCTTACTTTGCTGTATATTGTGGGTAATTTTAGTTTGCCAGATTGATTTCTACCCTTTTGACctaaataatgacaatttattGGTCCCTGACATATTTGGGGCTACGGAGGACTACATTGTGTTTTTACCACCCTGACGACACCATATTAAAAAActaatttatctttttattttgtctaGATTTATCTAAAGTGGACATTTCAGTGTCATCCAATGACATTCCTGAAGGTGACAACGTAACCATATCATGCACCACAACTGATGGATCTCCCGAGCCTAGTACTCTAAGCTTAATCTTTAAAGGTGACATCATTAAAACAGTAGAAACTAAATATACAAGTGAACTTATCAGTACGATCGAGGACATGGACCGTTCAAAGAGTGGAATGTACGAATGTAGGGCGACAACTGTTTTCTATGATAATACTACTAAACATTCGTCAGCGGAGACACAAATAAAAGTACAATGTAAGTAAtaattattaactttatttcattATCTGTAACTccattttaaatatataatggTTTAAGATATCTGTCTGTCACAGTACACTCTACAATTGATGAATATATAGAATACGTAAATACAGCTTGACGATTTCATCGTGTAAAACCACAGCAGTGCACGTTTTGGTATTAAAGAAGCTGCTATAGGAGAGGTAGTTGATCTGCGTTTTACAGTTGAGTCTCATCCAGTTGCTAAAATTGAGTGGAAAAACACCTTTCGTATACCTATATTAGGGAATGGAGACAAAAACTCTGACATGCAAAACAGTACTGAAAATACAAACGATGGATCATCCATTCAGTACTCTGACAGTGACAATGGCTTCTGAATCATATTATGGGaattatacatgtgaagcatgCAAGTAACCAGATACCTCcagatactagtatttcaatTGAACTCCGCAATATAGGAGGAAACACATAATATTGGACACTGCAATCATAACATGGTTATTTATTTAACTAAACTTTGATTCAAAGTCAATcctgaaaattgttacctgagATTTCCCACAGTCAGTTTTAAGTATATGACCCACAATTCAGAACAAGTGATATATGCATACAAAGATACATGAAACGCAGAGTAAAATATCcgatactatatatatatatatatatatatatatatatatatatatatatatatatatatatatatatatatatatatatatatatatatatatatcactgtcttagccaaaactattacgctctcccactgcggtatagagcactgtcttagcagattgatattcaccgagttatatatatagatatatatagttttgatagttctggaactctttctggtccatcagcaagacagcccaagcatacaccaataaaacaaaacggtTCAACCTGTggttaaccgaaaaactaactattattaaagcagacaaaaactcgtcactaaacaaaagaactgagttgatatccaaatgccgacacgagtataagttttatttgtccaacttcaatagagcatctatcacctaaactaaacccgttatcTAACGGAACACCAAAGCCCGACATTAAACAACCCGCCATcacctacttgtccgcacccattatctcacacaataacaagcaacaccttcacacacacagcaccaacccaccaacacatagacaatggtgatgatatttctattgccTGCACTCTATATAAGCAGCttacccagagagtagaaatcagttgtctgatgatcgcactatgcgtgaaactccgagttacaaccaagaaagagttccagaactatcaaaactattgcgctctgccactgcggtatagagcactgtcttagcagattgatacttaccgagttatatatatatatatatatatatatatatatatatatatatatatatatatatatatatatatatatatatatatataactcggtgagtatcaatctgctaagacagtgctctataccgcagtggcagagcgtaatagttttaaactatatatatatatatatatatatatatatatatatatatatatatatatatatatatatatatatatatatatatatataaggaatATTTTACTCTGCTTTTAATGTATCTTTGTGTCATGTTTTATTAACAACacctttatatatttatttcatatgttgACAGCATCTGGGGAATCTTCTCTTATCCTTGGTGCTGCTATAGGTGGTAGTGTAGGTGCAGTCATATTCTTCCTGATTATCGCTGTTTGCATTTGTAAAGCGAAAAAAGGTACGTGTGACAATTGaatgcagtgtacatgtatatactcattataatatattaatctCTATAGCAGATGTTGTTTATATCATTTAATTCATTAGAAGCATTATTTTACTCTACATTGTGAAAACAAGTTAAATAAGACATTGAAACAGGTCAGCAGTGTTACCAGTGTGTACAACAGTGCACTGCCAGACATTTTACACACCATAAGTTGAAGTGCGAGTGTAACAAAGTATTTACCAAAGAGTGATAGTATGCCACAAGGTTCACAACGCTATGTCCTTGCCATTTATCTTATTATTTGTCTGTGCTTGTAAATTCGTATTGATTACATCTTATATGAGTCTGGCTTTACCTGCAGGGAAGCCTAAAGACAATGCCAACAAGAACGAGTAAGTATAACATATTCGTACCTACTTCAATGATATTTTACTCGAATTAAAGTATGAGTACTAATACAAACGATGAAAGCTTTTAAATTAATCTTAACATCATTTGCAAAcatatacattcacacacaagCGCGCGCACTGACAAACACACTCCCACACACTCACTATCACACAATTTTATATGTTTAACGCAGCGGCTGTAGAATATCATGAAATAGTGGTACCTAGTAGTGAATATCCTTGTTTACATCAAAGCAGCCCTTTACCCTATGATATCTTTTACAGTCATCTCGAAGAGATGGGCATGCCTAGACTAGAACCAGAAGGGATCACAAATGAAGAAGCTATAAATCCATATGCAGGTTAGAATATTGATTATTCACTAGTTTTCCTTCTCCATTAAAATATTTAGGGAATAAATGTCGTCAGCCATGGCCAGTCAGGCAGGCCGAACCCTGTGAAAATCACTATAATGTTTAAGTAGGATCTTTAAAGCAGTTTATTTCATCCAGACCTCTCATCAGTAGTCTAATGTCTTAGATGTACTGCTTTCATTCAATACAGTATTTGATATAATATGTGATTTATGTACCGTTTTATTACTTTCTGTAGAAACAAAGGATATTTCGAAGCATGATTCAATGACAGATGCTGGGCGAACTGTGCCTGCAACGGGACAAATAATTATAAGTGATGTCTACGCGAAACCGAATAAAACGAACAAGGTAATTATAATATAGCGGGTGATAACAGCAACAGGAAAGTGGGGCTGGTGGAGTTCATTTCATTAATGAGGCGGGGAGGGGGTATGTTTGATAATATCTTCTTTAACAATGATTGGTATATTTTTTAGCAGTTCCATCGCCGATTATAATACAGATCTACACATTGAACTGAAACAGTCAATGTTGTATCAACAAATACGCCattctttgtttctttttgttttacagaaaaGTGACGGTAATGAGGCTATCATGCCAATATATGCTCAACCGAAAAAGGAGAAAAAGGTTAGCTATAGTGATGCGTATAGCTATTGATGCGCAAAGTAGCATTAACATTTTAGAGTCAATATGTATTGGAGATAGGTGGTTAATGTGTTTGTAGGGAAATGTGATACACAAGAAAAACAGACAAAGACAAGCAGTTGCTTCATAAATACATACTATAGAGACAGCGATTGAAATATGAACATTATCAGTACATTTAATAGCACATGTCGGCGGGCAGATGTGAGATTTGAGAGTTATGTTATTGAGGAGGAACTGAGAGGAAAGTAAAGTTCATGTAATCGTTATATCTTGATTTCGACTGTATCGATACTCGTAGCATTCATAAATAGACAACTCGTGATGTTATTTCCCCATTGTTATCTATACACAACCATATTACCATGTGTTGGTTACCTGTATATTAATAATGGACTAATCTAATTAAAACTGTATCCATGGAACACATCTTTCCTTACTTACAGAACAAGACGCCTGATAATCCAACTACTGATACACCAGAATATGCAGGTATTACATAATTTTACTAAGAAATTATTTTATACGTTATGTTTTACAGAGAGGTCGgaggaaaagaaaaagaaacaaagttAGCTCAGGTAACATGGAGATCATAATTTAgcaaattttcactgacaacTATCTGTGCAAGTTTGCAGGTATGACCTGTATCTTGTATACATAATATCGGCAAGGTAGCAGAGAAACGTAGATTTTAGGGTATATTAGAAGAGTAGAGAGGTAGTTGTAATTGTACATCAAGTTATAACCTTGCATACGCCAAATGAATTGTAGTAAATTAGTACTAAGTATTTAATTAtctaacaaatgaaataaaggCCTGTGTATGACTAAATCGTGTTCACGTTGTATGTAACGTCCGATAATTATTAAATAATATTGTTACTAATATTGTCTTAATTCGTAATTTTGTTTCCACAAGAATCAACCAAatcaaagaagaaaaagaaggtTAAGCAAGGTAAAGAGGACGACAGTGAAAATACTCAACAAGATACACAGTCAACCGATCCACAGGCACCCCATCGATATGGTGGCCTTGAACCTATAACATACAAACCACAGGTAATGTCAATATAATATTCAAGTTATCTGAGGTACTCTTCGTACAAGCATTACATTAATCACTAATTTAGAGAAAAAATATTcagaacaaaaaattgtatcaATCGTGTATTTCAAGGATCACGAAATAATGGCGACTTCATGAAAGTTAATTCAaagaatcaaaatatttcagaaacaATCTGGTAATTATTCTAAGAATATGGTAACGAGTCAAAATTCATATTCCACATGCCCTCTCTAACACCATAAATTAACAACACGGTGCAGTAATATGTTAAGTATAGATATCTGCTTTGATTATAGCAGTATTGATGAACACATTGGTGTGACCTATAGGGAAAAAACACCATTGCTGATTGAGAGCAATTCGTGTATATTTGACTCGAATAAATAGAAAACAAACGACGCATTGAAGGGATAAAACTTCACCAATAATagataataatactaataatgaaCAGAACAAAACCCAACAGCAGTATTTTCAAAAGCAGTTGTCGATTATTGGGTATTGACGTCTAATACGAATGCAGTTGTCGATTTATACTAGCCGGTTTTAATGTTTCTCTGTGTGTTCTCATATACACCAGAACGTCGGTGTCAAGGGCCAGGAGCTTACGTACGCCTCCTTAGATCACTCGGGTCAGACTGGAGAGAAGAAGAACCCAGCTACATATAAAAGACCAGGGGAAGGAGCGGTGGCCACAGAGTATTCATCAATTGATCACTTGAAGACAGCTCAGCAGAGGTATTGATATCACAACGGACGCTAAAACTACAATAACTAGGTTACAGTGGACATagttacattatttcatttgcGTCTTTAAATTAGATTGCATTATTCCTgctattaatattcaaatactgATCGCAATGCCTGTGTTACATGTATCAAAAATGCTCACATTGTCCACAAATCATACTAAATTACTGCATTTTAAACGCGCGCAGTGGCGATCAAAGTCGATCGAGGCAAGaagtatttcaattttttctgtTCATATTCTATTCAGATGAGTtgaatttgttgatattatctCCATCTAGATGTAGAGTAAGGAAGGATGAATGAAATCTGACCAAAAGTAAATACCTAATGGATTGAAAACCTTTGTCGCTAATCTAAATTTCATTCCAGTCAAGCCAAGTCAAGCATCTATATTAAAGTCTCCCGGCCAGTAATTTACACACACATAgcatgttttgtttgttcagTTTGAATTATGACGGGAGGTTTTTGATAGCTTGTCAAGCTATTTAGCAGTAAACAAACAGTGTGTATTTATACAAGGATCAACATTTAGGTTaacattataaattaaaattatagTCTCATGTCTGAATTTTGAAGGTCTGCAATAAATCCTAAATTactctgtatatattgtactggGATGGGAGGGAAAGGTGGTTTGAGTAAAAGAGGCATATCAAACATAGACAAATTGTGTTTTAAAGATCATATACATGCCCATGTAAGCATATCCACCATTAGTCTCTAGACAAGTAAACGAATTTCGTGGAAATATACTGAATACTGGAGCCCGAGGTCGATTTCATGCTAGACATGTCCTTCTAGTCATCTATTCGACATCCATTGCGATACTATTCTAATGTCAGTCAGGGAAGAAAAGAGGCCAACCTATGCTGTCAAGATACAAAAGCAATAGAAAGCTACAAAGACAACTTGTCGATTGAAGGGGCCATGGTAAGCCCAGCGGTCGATAACTTACACGGtgtatttttaccaaaaaatgtcaaaattaatgaaatgtgggaattgagtCGACCTATTATGAAATAGTGCCCATGATTCATATACAGTATTAATAAGTGTACTTTTTGTTATCACCCGGCTGCTATCCAAACGCTAGGTTTATAGTATAGtgttttgaaaagtaaacaGAAAAGTAGACAAAAATAGCATCGTtgtgtataccatgtatacagCCGTGTCACCCTGAGAGCAGACAGAAACCATAAATTTCAGTTTCAAGGTTTGTTTAAACTGAGTCAATAGGGCTCTTATCACGACAGTGGTAATGccataaaatgacatttattgatATCGAAGTGTCTGGAGTGTTTTATTCCAACTCGCGTAGATGTAGCCTACCTACTTGTGGACTTGGACCACTCtaactactacactattccgctcacctgacaattttgattttgcagaaaaaaagaaatgtcaGTTGGGATGGTGGAATCGAGTAGTAGCGACAGTCGTTCTaatctacaggtaggctaacaTGAAGGAAGCATGCAGGTACATATAGTCGTTTTCATACAGAGAACGTGATCAACATATATAGTCAGTGAGAGAGCAACGAGCTTTATACAATCAGAAATAAACTTTAAGATAAAGATAACGAAATTACTTAACAAGACGAGAATCGCTGTCTTTTGAATAGTAAATATACAAGTACTACAACATATCAATAGTCAATATACAAGAAATGGACTGAGTCAACATATGTTGAGTACTGTATTACAATCTATATTTTCCTTCATATCTGAAAACATCTCATAATATGATTTCTGTTGTTCgccataaaatgtattttgcaGGTGATATGCACATTGTAATAAATGTACAATAAGATCCACTGTACTGACTAGCCTGTCATCGTCATCTAGCTAGTCGACATCAGCTGTTATGGTAATGCAGTCTACACATTTTGAAATCTAGTGTCAACCGAGGGTGAAAGGAGTTGACCTTTTAAGTAGATGCACAGAGCAAACAACTACACAGACAACTTGTCTAATAATGGAAGGGTTCATGCTTAGTAGTCGATGATATACAGAACAGTCCAGCTCTTTCCCATAACTCATCATGTGTTAAAAGATAGGAATATATGGGAATTAAATGATTAGATTAATGTATATAATTCATATAGTAATCATACATATACGTTTTCCTTATTTACCAGTTTGCTATGCAGCCTTCACGTTTCTATAGTATTTGAACAGTAAACTAAACATAGACAAAACAGCTTCAGGGTATACATACCCTCGTGTCAGGCAGAGAGCAGACCACAACTTAAACCATAAATTGTTGTCTGATGAGTGCTTGTATAACTACCGTGGTAATCctacaaaatgatatttataacaTGTTTAATGTTAGCCAGTATTAGTAGCATGCACATAATCCAAATCGTTGTCCTTTCATGTTATGTTATAGGGAACGCATCCGTCTCATAATATAGTCAGTGAAGGCACAGATTCGGGACAACCAGGAAGAAACTTTTatacaaatttaccaaaatcaaAGACAAGGGAAGAATAATTGCCTTTCGAAAATACAAACAATGATTATACAGTAAATGGACAGAATAACAAGGGGACATTTTGATTAATATTCTTGTCATACAATGTGTTTCCTCCGTATTAAATCCACATTTTCCCCTTTAGTTGAAGATTTTCGCTGTTCTCCATCATATAAGGCAGGGTCAGccctacagacagacataggaGACAAACTATGGTAATTAGGAAGAGATGGGTGGGGTTAGACATTTACAAAGAGACAAAGAGACAAATAGACGAAGACAAGTCAATGGAGAGATTTAACCTATGACATTTAGATTATCTTAAAAATCAATAGTTTTACAATAGTAAATCAGAATGGTAATTTCAGCAAATGTTTTCCCATGGATTGAATTAAAGCAAACTATTTCCGGGAGGAACAAACCCTGTACACGCTGACTTAGATTTATGACCTATTTAAACAGGTTAAATTGCGGACAGCTAAGGTGTGGATGTCTGACTAAATTGCTAAGGATTTTTCACGTTCGGGTAAAATAAAGTAGGTTGCCCTTTGCAGTCAAGATAGAAAGCAAACAACTATAATGACAGCTGTCTTAGCAAGGAGGATTATAATTTACACCACAGTTGATTATTAACAgaaaagttaatttcatttatgttatgttttataaatgtaaTATCGTATAGTTAATATATCGTACCACACCCATATGACTCATTGATCGACTGTAACAGAATACTGTCTCCACACAGGTACTTCTCCTTATTGTGCTGGCAGTATTCCAGTCATTTAGTCGATTAATGACAAAAAAAGTGTGAGCATACATTGTGTTAACATGACAgataaattattttgtgatttttaaaaataaaatgagtcAATGTGGTAGAGCAAGCAGGCAAACATTAGATTACATTTATTGTCAACAGTGTAACGTGTTTttaactttacaatataatgAAAGTAAACTAAATCAAAGTTTGATTATATACACAATGCACAAAGTAATGACCACTGAGGATACTTAACATGGCTGAATCACAAACTAAACTATATGCATTCTAGTTAAACCCAATAAGCATATGTTCAAAGTTTGTATTTAGACagtgtacatatttatttaagTCGGTATTCGTCGTTTATGTTAATATTTCCACTTGCAATGGGTTTAATtactttaaaaagaaaaaaaaaaggaaaaaaaaagaattatataTCTAGTCAGTTGATAGTCTGCTCCCTATATGGAATCATACGATTTACACCTCAAGTTGTGGTTTAGAtctagagaccacgttggcatccagactagtctGTTACCTATGTTATTAGGAAAGTCCTGGGTGTGTTTTTTTCTACAAAATTAGTTAACATTACTAAGCAGTAAATATGCACTGACATTGTGTAAACTTAAACCATATAGTGATTGTCCATATATTGAACTAACTAGCAGCGGTTTACAATTATGTAAGATTTGATATGTTCTGGCTAAGTTATGCAAAATAGAGTGTTTGGACtaaatcaataaataacaatgcaatgataattgtgttattttcagtatAACAGATGACTAGTAATGAGATGGATATACTTCCCACAGTATAAATAGCAAGTATATCGAGTCAAAATCTGTGAAATCACGAACGGTAGTAACTAACCATACATTTATGTTTCAGAACCAAAACTCATACTAGAACAAACTCAGATGTCTTTTCATTTGCATGATAATTTGCTGAGAAAAAGCGACAAGGTGTTGAACGTCTTGGACGTCGCTAGCGACAAGACGTTGAACGTCTTGGACCTCGCTACGTTATATACATCGGCCAATGAGCTTGACTCAGAATCGTCTATATTTTATATGGATAACATACAATAGTTGAGTGTACACGATCGTTCGATTGTGAAAACTGTATGTTCATCtgaattacatatattttggaGAAGTTTTGAAGGATATTATATCCATATGTGTGTAATTATTATGGTCGACATCatcaatataatgtatattatgtatattttgcaTTGCTGATCAAGCACATGTGACCGTTATGGGTGATGTTGACAGTGTACACCATATTCGTATTATGttgatttaaattttaataagtTAATTACAACTAAGCAAACAAATGTATCTATTTTAACCAATCATAGTTATGGTGATATGCTTAACTTATGACATGATAATGAAGATATTTTACAATTGTATTCACTAGTGTTACAATAGTATAATTACGATGGCAATTTCAGGAAATGTTCTCTCTCTGCTAGAGTTGTTAAAACAAACTATTTCCGGGAGGAACAAACCCTGTACACGCTGACTTAGCTTTATGACCTATTTAAACAGGTTAAATTGCGGACAGCTAAGGTGTGAAAGTCTGACTAAATTGCTAAGGATTTCGATTTTACGTTTCAGGTAAAATGAAGTAGGTTACCCTTTGCAGTCAAGATAAAAAGCAAACAACTATATTGACAGCTTGTCTTAGTAAGGAGGATTATAATTTGATTACAGTTGATTATTAACAGAAAAGTTAATTTCActaatgttatgttttataaatgtaaTATCGTATAGTTAATATATCGTACCACACCCATATGATTCATCGATCGACTTTAACAGAATACTGTCTCCACACAGGTACTTCTCCTTATTGTATTGGCAGTATTCCAGTCATTTAGCCGATTAATGACAAAACATGCTAAACATACATTGTGTTAACACGACAGACATGaattattttgtgaatgttttttttataagatGGGGAAACGTGGCATAGAAAACAGACAGACTTTGAGTTAAATTTATGGTTGATTATTATATGCACAATGCACACAGTAATGACCACTGAGGCTACTTAACATGGCTGAATCACAAACTAAACTATATAGTCTATACTTTCTAGTTAAACACAAACTAAGCAAACAGATGTGTCTATTTTAACCAGTCATAGTTGTGgagaaatgtttattcaatagTTTTACTATAGTTACGATGGCAATTTCAGCAAATGTTCTCTTTCGGGTCGAGTTGTTAAAACCAACTATTTCCGGGAGTAAAAAAGCCTGTGGTAGCTGCGTTGCCTCGATGACCTATTTAAATGGGTGAAATTGCGGACAGCAAACGTATGGATATTAAACTACTCTATTTTCGTATaagatacaaaacaaacaactatAATGACAGCTTGTCTTAGCAAAGAGTGTTATAATTTACGCAAGTTGATTATTAACAGGGAAGTAAATTTCACCAATATCATGTTTTTATAGATTATTGTATAGTTAATGTACCGTACTACACCCATATGACTCATCGAGCGAGTTTATCATATTATGTCATCACACAGGTACTTCTCCTTATTGTGTTGACAGTATTCCAGTCATTTAGCCGATTAATAACAAAAAAGTGCTGAACATACGTCGTGTTATCATGACAGACAAAAATCATGAATTGCTTTGTGAATGTTTTTATTAAATAAGTGAACGTGGAAGAGAAGATAGACAGACGTTAATTTAATATTAAcagtgaattaattaaatgttaaCAAAAGTCATGTTAATACATCTTAGCAAACAGTTATATCTATTTTAACCTGTCATAATCATGATATTCATTTATAAATACACAATACTGTCTACAcattacacatttattttgacaaaaaaaataacgggaattgagagagagagagagagagagagagagagagagagagagagagagagagagagagagagagagagagagagagagagagagagagagagagagagagaacattAATTTTTAGAAAGAAACAAACTTCAGAAACCAGTATACTAGAGTGCGTCATTTCATGAAACTATATTATATTTGTCTGTGTATCATGTCAACCTAGTGCCAAAATTGTGcagtacattaattttgtaattgtatatttattcgagaaaAGTTTGCCAAATAAAGCTTCAGGCTATTAAACTATCCCACAATGTTTTACTGTGGATATTGTTTCAATTTTCTTTCGTTAGCTTCAATATTATTATCAACATGATATATATTACCCCATGATCAATCAAAATATCTTGAGAATGACTCCAGGGT
This is a stretch of genomic DNA from Glandiceps talaboti chromosome 9, keGlaTala1.1, whole genome shotgun sequence. It encodes these proteins:
- the LOC144440126 gene encoding uncharacterized protein LOC144440126; this translates as MTDAGRTVPATGQIIISDVYAKPNKTNKKSDGNEAIMPIYAQPKKEKKNKTPDNPTTDTPEYAESTKSKKKKKVKQGKEDDSENTQQDTQSTDPQAPHRYGGLEPITYKPQNVGVKGQELTYASLDHSGQTGEKKNPATYKRPGEGAVATEYSSIDHLKTAQQRY